The Malus domestica chromosome 10, GDT2T_hap1 nucleotide sequence TTCAGGAGTCCTCTCAATCGGTACGCATGGAAACCTTTTCGTCTATGCGAAAAACAGAAGTAATATCCCTCTCTGGTCTACCAAATCCGGGGTTTCAATTTCATCGTTATCATCCGAACATGGTCCTATTTACAAAGCTCAGCTCCTAGACACTGGAAACTTCGTTTTGGTTGAGCAACAACAAGACAGCGAAAAGGTAGCATGGCAAAGCTTCGATTACCCCACGCATGTGCAGCTACCATTTATGAAACTTGGTATTGATAAGCGGACAGGATTGAACCGGTTCCTGACTTCCTGGAAGTCGGAAGATGATCCCAGAACAGGGAATTACACCTACAGGATTGACCCAGATGGAGCTCCCCAGATTGTGGTGAACAAGGGTAACATCCGATTGTGGCGGTCCGGTAATTGGAATATGAATAGGGGGTGGTGGAATGGTAAAACCACAGTGCAAGGTGGCCTTGAAATCTACACTACAAATGATGAGAATGAGATCACAATAATGTGGGACGTTGTCAACCCTTCGATCATCTCAAGAATAATAGTGATGGACAGTTCTGGATCAATCAAAGAACTTATATGGTATCAACAAAAGCAGGGGTGGAACCTAGTCTGGTCTGAACCCTTGAACAAATGCGACTCTTATGGCTGGTGTGGAGCATTCGGCAGATGTGACCCCTTTGGAACTTATGGCTTGAGCGAGTTCGAGTGCAAATGCCTCCCAGGGTTTCAACCCTTGTTGGAAGTTGAGTGGAACATGAAAAATGCATCGAGTGGCTGTGTGAGGAAGCACAAGGCATGCAGAAATGGCGAACGTTTCATCAAAGTTGCCAACATGAGAACTCCTGACACATCATGGGCACTGGTGGATACGAATTCAAGTTGGAAACAATGTAAGGATGAGTGCTTGAGAAATTGCTCTTGCTTGGCATACACAAAATTACGAGTTGGCATTGGCTGCCTGACATGGTATGGGAATTTAATAGATACTCGAGATAATGCCCAAGGGGTTGGTGACGAGCTTTACATTCGCGTGGATGCACTTGAGTATGGTATGTGGCTAACTTTCTAAGTAGTACTGAAATAATATTCATTCGCATATTTCTCTCAATTAAGTATTTTTTACTTTGTAGCCCAATACGCAAAAAAGCCGAAGAGTTTTCTTGCCAAAAAGGGAATGCTGCCGGTTTTGGTAGTATCTATTGCTATGGTATCCTCCTTCATTTTCGTCGGATGTTGTTTGTGtttaaagagaaagagaagaggtAAGCAAAAATTTATTCCCCCATAGTATTGCAAGCCTCTTAGTGAGTCTAATAGGCACTTTATGTTATTTGTAGGATCttcaaaggaaaaaaaggaagatgATAGTAAAGCTCATCATGACCTACCATTTTATGACCTAAAAAGCTTAGTTGCTGCCACGGAAAATTTCTCTGCTGCTAACAAGCTCGGCGAAGGTGGATTCGGCTCAGTCTATAAGGTATCTCAGTACGGTACATAAAGCTCGATAACATAATTAAGCACATCTCTCAAGTAGTACTTCATTCCTAAGTATATAATTAAGCACACATTGACATAGCATTTTCGTTACCGTATCAAATCTTAAACTAAGGACGGGGTGATAATTTTCAGGGTTTACTAGCTAATGGACAAGAGGTTGCTGTGAAACAATTATCAAAGGATTCGGGGCAAGGTTTAGAACAATTTAAGAATGAGGTTATGTTGATAGCAAAACTTCAGCACAGGAACCTGGTGAGGCTTGTAGGTTGCTGCATCCAGGCAGAAGAGAAGATGTTGATCTATGAATACTTACCAAACAAAAGCCTGGACCTTTTCATATTTGGTATACCTTTCAATTTATAAATAGCAACATTTTTTTTGCATGAAGTTATTTCGCCACGCCATTTTTCTCCTACACGCCTCTCCTTGTTTATGTTCCCTTGATTCTCCTTTAAGCCTCTGTTTTATTCAATCCAAAGGCCAAAAAAATGGTATGCTGAAAGCGAAAATGGGTGTGTAGAAATCATTTTCCTTACTTCATCTGAAATTTGAATTATAAGTCAAATGAACTAAAGAATATACCAAAGAACTAATTGCAGCAGAGCTTGTAAATGTTATCTTATGGTTTCCTTACTCTCCATTCTCCATACATTGAATGAAGGTTTATGTTTCTTGGCCAGATAAAAGTAGAAGCTCATTGTTGGACTGGGAAAAGCGTATTGAGATTATCGTTGGAATCGCTCGAGGAGTCTTATACCTTCATCATGACTCAAGACTGAAAGTCATCCACAGGGATCTAAAAGCTAGCAATGTTCTATTGGATTCAGCAATGAACCCCAAGATCTCAGATTTTGGACTGGCGAAAATGTTTGGGGAAGACCAAATCATAGCGAAAACAAACAGAGTGGTTGGAACATAGTAAGTATTTCGGAGTACATCTGATTAGAAGCATATGAAGATTATGAAGAAACAATTGGCATGCTCAATAGTTTGTATCATGTTGTGTGATTGCAGTGGCTACATGTCACCGGAATATGCAATGGGAGGGCGATATTCGACAAAATCGGATGTTTTTAGCTTTGGTGTCATACTGCTAGAGATCATTAGTGGCAAAAGGAACACGAGTTATGATGATGAAAGTCACTCCCCAAATTTGATTGGACAAGTAGGCAATTTATTAAGTTCTAAAGTATATATACGCTGTGAGTTACCAATTTTTACTTCTGAATATTTGTGCTAACATGATGTTTGAAATTGCATCAGATTTGGGATATGTGGACGGAGAAGCAAGCATTAGGTATAGTCGATCCATCATTGGATCAGTCATATCCTGCACATGAGGTTTCGCGATGCATCCAGATCGGGCTACTTTGCGTGCAAGAAAGTGCATTGGATAGGCCAACCATGTCGGAAGTTGTTTTCATGTTGTGTAATGAAACAACTCTTCCCTGTCCCAAGAAACCTGCATTTATATTACAATCCACAGATCCAAACAAGGAAGCATCAAGAGGAGAAATTCGTTCGCTAAATGACTTAACAATAACCGTGGTTGAAGCGCGGTAATGACCTAGGTTGTACGTCTCTGGGTGAATCGTACCATGTCAACCAAGTTCTGAGATGCATCCAAATTGCCCTCTTATGTGTGCAAGAGTATaccatttcattttcttcttacaTTTATGTTTTCATTTGTTAATATATACTTCAGACGCTGTTCTGTATTTTTATCCTAATTCATACTTACTGATATTTTTTTAACGATTTCAACTGTCACCCGGCACTGAAGATTCGTTTGACACCTGTCTGTTCAAATAGAGACTCTTTTTCCTTTCACATTACATGTATCGTTCCTGAATGAATTTGTTATTCAACTTTCCTGGATGATTTGATACGTCGTAGACAAAGAAATATTTCTTGCCATTGTCCTTTGTAATGTCATGTGTTACCAAActtaagtgaaaaaaaaagctCTTGGTCGTAATTTTTGGTAGAATGTTGATTCCTCTCTGCTTATCCTAGTTTAGTACAGAGAATGTATATCGGTTAATAACTGAAAAAAAGTCTACCCCTGTTCCCCTGTTTTTCCCCTGTCTTGGTACAGAGTATTCACGAATTGTCTTCAGGAATAGTCACCGGAAGTTAACCACACTAAGGATAACAGTCAACCAAGTAATGAGCGTGATGAGTGGTGGCGGAGATGGAGATAATTAGGGGATTTAACAGTTTGCAGCTATGATTGCACGGATACAGACACAGACATAGGGATACGACACAACACGGGAATACAAGAAGAAACCACGATGTCCATGCATTTTAGCTTTTGCAGTAACATGAATAAACGATTTTATCAACTAGctattaaatttgttttaggTTTGGAACTTGTGGAGAGAAGGCAATGCCTTGGAAATCGTTGATTCGTCTCTGGGTGAATCGGACCATGTCAAGTTCTGATATGGGTCCAAATTTCCCAGCTTATGTGGACAAGAGTATACCACGGACCGGCCAAATGTCGGCAGTTGCTTTCATACCAAGTAATGTAAAAGTACTCCTTCACCAAAAAACAACCAGCGAACTTGCGTCCAAATTCCCCAGCTTATGTGGACAAGAGTATGCCACGGACCGGCCAAAAATATCGGCGGTTGCTTTCATGCTCGGTAATGAAGAAGCAGCTCCTTCACCAAAACAACCAGCATTGGAGTTATAACAGTGGAGATCAATCACccagttttttttgtttttgtttttttaaattattattaaaggGAGGCGAGGGTTTGAAAATATTACAACAATTTAGCGGAGGGTGTAGTTTTGATCTAGAACGCATGGGTGAAAATCCAACATTCTATCTACTAAGATATTAGACTACATACAAATACTCCATCACTCAGtattgaagaagaaaattcaTTAAATGATGTGACATGTAGTGGCATAGAACCTCGCTAAAGTTgaacttttaaaaatattttgagtACATTGACTTGAAGGGCGTCAAAAATACTGGTTACGATTGCGAACTTGCAAGGTAATTGAAGAGAAATTATACTAGTTTAGTTAGCTAATTAATTCTGTCAATTGTGAGACGTACTATGAACGGAAACTTGAACGCTAACAGTCTAACAGACGCGTTCACATCAATTAGTGTTTAAGAATGAGAGGTTTGTGGTCATCAAACTTCGGCGTGGCATAGGAGAAAATTCTTTAAAAGATGTTGACCTGTGATTCTTTGCATGCCAAATAAAAAAATCCTAAGACTTTTCAAATTGGCCCCTTTCGGAGCCAAGTTAGGTCTGCCAGTGAATTAGAAAATTGTCTTTATCGATCTAGTGGATACAACATTAAAGAAGTGGACCTTTCTAGCTAGGCTCAGTATTCTTACGTCGACTGGAATTCGCCGGTGAATTCAACATCTGGAAGCCTTCACCGTTGAGTATTctccaaagaaaaataaaatccaaCCTTTCCGGCTTTTTGTTTCTGCTGCCATTAAAAGAAGCAACCTTTTTAGCACCTAACCAACCCCTGAGAAAGTAACCATGAATTCTACTATATTCTTTTTTGTCATAATTAGATTGCTTATCTTCCTTGTGATtcttccctcttcgatttcggTTACCCTAGACGCCATTACACCAAACCAACCCCTAAGAGATGGTGACTTTCTTCTCTCCGACAAAAAAGTCTTTAAACTAGGTTTTTTTAACCCAGACAATTCTCCTAACCGTTACATCGGAGTTTGGTACAACAATATTCCAATCAGAACAATCGTCTGGATTGCAAACAGAGACAACCCCATAATTCCTTTAGCTGGACCTGGGCTCCTAGCTATTCATGGAGATCATGGAGGCCTTGTCATTTATGGGAAGGACCAAAATACCTCTCTTTGGTCTGCTAATGTCAGAGTCTCTTCGCCAAACAATTCCGTAATAGCCAAACTTCGGGATACAGGAAATCTTGAATTGCTTGAGTACAATGGTAGTAGCCAAACGGTGCTGTGGAAAGGCTTTGATTACCCCACAGATACACTGCTTCCACGGATGAAGATTGGGCAGAACCGGCGGTCAGGGCTGATCAGGCGCCTAACATCTCGGAAGTCCCAGGATGATCCCGGATCAGGGAATTTTTGGTATGAGATTGACCCAACAGGGTTTCCGCAGTTGATGGTTTACAAGGATGGAACCAAATGGTTTCGAGGCGGAACTTGGACGGGCCAAAGATTTAGCGGGGTCCCCGAATATGCAACTAATAGTGTCCGCAACTTTGAGAACAATACTGATGAGATATATATGGAGATAATTGTTCCAAATGACTCAGTATTCACAAGGGGGGTGCTAGATGAATCAGGAATTATTAAACGGTTCGTATGGGGAGATCACGACAAGAAATGGATCGAAGGAAGCTCTAACCCTAGTGAGTGGTGTGACTACTATAAACAGTGTGGCCCAAATGGTAACTGTGACCCATACAGTAATTATAACTTCTCTTGCCGTTGTCTGCCCGGATTTGAACCCAAGTTCCCCCGGGATTGGGATCTGAGAGTTGGATTGGGTGGATGCCAGAGAAAATCGGGAGCGTCTACATGCCAAAAAGGGGAAGGGTTTGTTAAGGTGGCACGCATGAAGGTACCCGACTCATCTGGGGCACGTGTGAATATGAATTTGAGTCTGAAAGGGTGTAAGCAAGAGTGCATGAAGGATTGTTCTTGTACGGCATACGCGAGTGCAGATGAAAGGGGAGGAGGGAAGGGTTGCGTGACGTGGTACGGGGACCTGATAGACACAAGAACTTTTCCAAATGTTGGGCAGGACTTGTATGTACGAGTTGATGCAGTTACTCTAGGTAGTCACTTTATTTTTCATTCTCACAATATTTTGTATTCTACACTTTTTACCGGAATTTCtctaggggtgtgctatccacacacccctctttacttctcacacaccccttgttaatttatgttcgttgatcttcttcatttcatccgatctaacggccgaaaattagaaggatgtgtgagaagtaaaaaggggtgtgtggatatcacatccctttcTCTAATACGAGGCAAATCTTGTTGGATAGTAGTTGCGAGTTGATTGGGCGGCTGTACTTTGCCCTGATCCGCCTGGCTAATTACATTCCACAATTGTCTCGCATATGATTGATAGTGATTTGCTACTGTTTATAGTTCACAACTGTTGAATtcgttggtttttttatttttattttatttccttgCAGCTCAATTTGCAAATGATTCTGTAATTAGCAAGAAGGCAAGGCTGGCAATTTCACTATTATCCGGTCTTGTGTTCCTTGGCCTAGTTTTCCTTGTGTGGTTGTTGGTAAGGAGGAAGAGCAAAGGTAAATAAAGTTTGCTTCTCTATCTAAATTAGTATCCCTCTTGTGTCGGTCTCTATTACGTTAATACTACAATAAACGAATATAGTCGCTAATATTAGTTGTAAGAATTGAGATGGGTAAAAGACTTATTAATGGCTACGGGCCGGGTATACTATGATGCCTTTTACTCACTCTATTATGTTCAACTAATGCCAACAGTTATTTGTAAGTTTTCTTGTAGTGTCGTGCAATACGGATTGTCTATGACCAAAAGGCTATAACATTGCATTGCTTGTTAATTACGTATTTCATGACAGCAGGGAGGCAGAGAAAATATATGTTTTTCATGGAAGTTAGAACAGATCTCGATGATCAAAGTAAAATAAACTCAGAATTACAATTCTTTAATCGAACAACCATCGCAGCCGCCACGGACAATTTCTCTGTAGCGAACAAGCTTGGGAAAGGAGGTTTTGGCTCAGTCTATAAGGTACTTAGCCTCCTATAATTTTCCGAATCATGCATAACTTCAGGTTAACCTTGAAGCTTACAACAAACATGACAATTCATGTTTGATGCCTTTAAAACTGAATTGTAACATAAGTGTTTGGATTATAATTTCAGGGTGTACTTCATAATGGAAAGGAAGTAGCGGTGAAACGACTATCGAAGAATTCTGGTCAAGGAATTGAAGAGTTTAAGAATGAAGTTGTGATAATTGCAAAACTCCAACACAGGAACCTTGTCAAGATTATAGGTTGCTGCGTCGAAAATAAAGAGAAGATGCTAATCTATGAATACGTACCAAACAAAAGTTTGGACGCCTTTATTTTTGGTacgtcttcttcctttttttcctttaatttcattttgaaaCTAAAGTCAACAAGAATCTATTTGGTCTTAACTTCTTACTGTATCCAgatgaaacaaaaagaaatcttTTAGATTGGACAAAACGCTTTGAGATTATCTGTGGGATTGCTAGAGGAATTttatatcttcatcaagattcgAGATTAAGGATTATCCATAGAGATCTAAAGGCCAGTAATATTCTACTGGATGCATCTATGAGCCCCAAAATAGCAGATTTTGGCATGGCAAGAATATTTCTAGGGGACCAATGTGAAGCAAATACACATCGTGTGGTCGGAACATAGTAAGttaattaaattcatcaaaattcaAGATACATGTTGGCTAGAGCTTACCAAAATAGTAGGTTAATTAATAGTTCCAACTTTCCAAAACAAGTCTCATGATGATCTCCTTATACTGTTGCAGTGGTTATATGTCACCAGAGTATGCAATGGAAGGAATTTTTTCAGTAAAATCTGATGTGTACAGTTTTGGCGTATTACTGCTGGAAATCATAACTGGCAGAAGGAATTCCGGTCATCACCACAAAAAATATCCCCACTCAAATTTGGTTGGATATGTAAGCTAACTATAGCCTATTTGTAAACAATGATTTTCCCACGAGTTTATCCCCTACTTTATTCATGCTTGGTTGATTTTTTCAAAACTCTTTTAGGTTTGGGACTTGTGGAGAGAAGGCAATGCCTTGGAAATCGTTGATCCATCCATGGGCGAATCGTGCCATGTCAACGAAGTTGTGAGATGCATCCAAATTGCCCTCTTGTGTGCGCAAGAGTTTGCTGTTGACCGGCCAACCATGTCGGCGGTTGTTTTCATGCTAGGTAACGAGGTAGCAGTTCCTTCCCCAACACAGCCTGCATTTTTGTTGACGAGGAGTCGTACTGGAGTAGATCCATCAACGAGTACTGAAGGAGCTAGTTCTATAAATGATGTGACATGTACAGAAATGGAAGCTCGCTAAAGAAAGGCCTAGGATTACCCAACATGTTCCACAATATATATGTACTTGTGGCGGCTTGCAAAAGATAATGTATTAACCACATACAATTTGTTACTGTGTGAAGAAAGGGTGAACGATATTTACCATGCCTTGAAAATGAAGATTCTCCAAGTAAAGCGAAGCTTGTTGATGTTAGAActcataaaaattaaatataataaaaataaaaaatacgcCATTTCTTGTGGCTTTTGGTTGCTGCATGCATGCATTCACACAAAAGCTTggacattttttttcaaatttggcaTGACCTTTTGGGTGCGTTTGTTGTATTGGATTCTCTCGGACTAGACTAGGTTCATGGACTAATCTAGACTTGCTCAGACTAGACTTAACTGGATTAATTTAGTATAACGTTTGGTATGATGTTAGactaaaaaactaaaataaaaaaaattaacatgcctTTTAATTTACAAAGAGCAACATTTTTTTCATGGGAAGTGTTTCTGGACTAGATGAAAGTAGAAGGTCATTGGACCGTGAAAAGCGCAATGAGATTATTGTTGGAATCGCTCTAGGGGTCTTATACCTTCATCAAGACTCAAGACTGAAAGTCGTTCACAAGGATCTAAAAGCTAGCAATGTTCTATTGGATTCAACTATGAACCCCAACATCTCAGATTTTggactgatgaaaatgtttGGGGAAGACTAAATCCAAGCAAACACAAACATAGCGGTCGAAATATAGTTAAGTGTTTCAGTATTTCACAGAGTATATACAGCTAGAAACATACAGCGATTAGCAAACAATTAACATGCTCAATATTTTATATCATGTTGTGTAACTGCAGTAGATACATGTCACCAAAATATGCAACGGAAGGGCGATATTCAACAAAATCAGATGTTTTTAGCTTTGGTGTCATATTGCTAGAGATTGTTAGCGACAAAAGGAACAACAATTGTGATATTGAGTGTCCGTCCCTAAATTTGATTGGACAAGTAGGCAATTCATGAA carries:
- the LOC108174318 gene encoding G-type lectin S-receptor-like serine/threonine-protein kinase RKS1 gives rise to the protein MFMNFTEGVIVTTLVQIVLLIRCCASTDSIAADQAIKDGEVLVSSGEVFELGFFSPGKSTKRYVGIWYKKDVENRVVWVANRDNPVNDTSGVLSIGTHGNLFVYAKNRSNIPLWSTKSGVSISSLSSEHGPIYKAQLLDTGNFVLVEQQQDSEKVAWQSFDYPTHVQLPFMKLGIDKRTGLNRFLTSWKSEDDPRTGNYTYRIDPDGAPQIVVNKGNIRLWRSGNWNMNRGWWNGKTTVQGGLEIYTTNDENEITIMWDVVNPSIISRIIVMDSSGSIKELIWYQQKQGWNLVWSEPLNKCDSYGWCGAFGRCDPFGTYGLSEFECKCLPGFQPLLEVEWNMKNASSGCVRKHKACRNGERFIKVANMRTPDTSWALVDTNSSWKQCKDECLRNCSCLAYTKLRVGIGCLTWYGNLIDTRDNAQGVGDELYIRVDALEYAQYAKKPKSFLAKKGMLPVLVVSIAMVSSFIFVGCCLCLKRKRRGSSKEKKEDDSKAHHDLPFYDLKSLVAATENFSAANKLGEGGFGSVYKGLLANGQEVAVKQLSKDSGQGLEQFKNEVMLIAKLQHRNLVRLVGCCIQAEEKMLIYEYLPNKSLDLFIFDKSRSSLLDWEKRIEIIVGIARGVLYLHHDSRLKVIHRDLKASNVLLDSAMNPKISDFGLAKMFGEDQIIAKTNRVVGTYGYMSPEYAMGGRYSTKSDVFSFGVILLEIISGKRNTSYDDESHSPNLIGQIWDMWTEKQALGIVDPSLDQSYPAHEVSRCIQIGLLCVQESALDRPTMSEVVFMLCNETTLPCPKKPAFILQSTDPNKEASRGEIRSLNDLTITVVEAR